In Callospermophilus lateralis isolate mCalLat2 chromosome 10, mCalLat2.hap1, whole genome shotgun sequence, a single genomic region encodes these proteins:
- the Dppa4 gene encoding developmental pluripotency-associated protein 4: MENSGDKERSYTEKSRQEERGASSQPSTSTQGTKRKKKVQDDQASCPKKKSEATNSQKCPKKISVPPLPLELPPINFVHRDVLRAWCQQLHLSSKGQKLDTYKRLCDKAYPQQKNIPITANETRMSIRSNLKADKRKKPLGSSKKRTCSVGTTPLEVVPSPEELPVLEEPPALYEEVSTSMVMTSAPEEVLGSWDTDAASAMQAETVQSPPETHGVRWCVVHGRSLPADKSGWVQLQFHAGQAWVPEKKKGKVSALFLLPSCSFPPQHLEDNLLCPKCVKRNKTLINSLRWV; encoded by the exons atggAGAATTCAGGAGACAAGGAG AGGAGCTACACAGAGAAGTCGAGGCAAGAAGAAAGAGGAGCTTCTAGTCAACCAAGCACTTCAACACAGGGGACAAAacgaaaaaaaaaagtgcaagatGACCAAG CGTCCTGTCCAAAGAAGAAATCAGAAGCTACTAACAGCCAAAAATGTCCCAAAAAGATATCAGTTCCTCCCCTACCCTTGGAACTGCCACCAATCAACTTTGTTCACCGAGATGTTTTGCGGGCCTGGTGCCAACAGTTACATTTGAGCAGCAAAGGCCAG AAATTAGACACATATAAGAGGCTCTGTGACAAGGCTTACCCACAGCAAAAG AATATTCCTATCACAGCAAACGAAACCCGGATGTCAATTCGAAGTAATTTGAAGGCGGACAAAAGGAAAAAGCCCCTGGGAAGTTCTAAGAAAAGAACATGTTCTGTGGGTACTACTCCCCTTGAAGTGGTCCCTTCACCAGAGGAGTTGCCTGTCCTTGAGGAGCCCCCTGCTCTCTATGAAGAAGTTAGTACAAGTATGGTGATGACATCTGCCCCGGAGGAGGTGTTGGGCTCCTGGGATACAGATGCAGCCAGCGCCATGCAGGCGGAGACTGTGCAGTCCCCTCCAGAGACGCACG GTGTCAGGTGGTGTGTGGTCCATGGCAGAAGTCTCCCTGCAGACAAAAGTGGTTGGGTTCAGCTGCAGTTTCACGCTGGACAAGCCTGGGTAcctgaaaagaaaaaagggaaagtgAGCGCACTGTTCTTACTCCCCTCTTGCAGTTTTCCACCCCAACACCTGGAGGACAACCTGCTGTGCCCCAAGTGTGTTAAGAG